From Brachionichthys hirsutus isolate HB-005 chromosome 2, CSIRO-AGI_Bhir_v1, whole genome shotgun sequence, one genomic window encodes:
- the sypa gene encoding synaptophysin a isoform X1 — MDVANQLVAQGQFRVLKVPLGFIKILEWLFAIFAFSTCGSYSGMFRMAVECKNRTDSDLSIEVEFEYPFRLHQEYFDAPSCKSGSTERIFLVGDYSSSAEFFVTIGVFAFLYATAALCVYVFFFEKYKENNKGPLIDLGVTGAFAFMWLVSSAAWAKGLSDVKTATDPDKVLTMISACQTDPKRCREVHDPVMSGLNTSVAFGFINLILWLGNLWFVFKETGIIAPFMRAPPPQEKPAAPDAYGQQGAYEQDPYASNQGGYQPDYSQQGYNQDAQYGQGYGQQGAPTSFANQM; from the exons ATGGACGTCGCTAATCAG CTGGTGGCCCAGGGTCAGTTCAGGGTCCTGAAGGTTCCTCTGGGCTTCATCAAGATCTTAGAGTGG CTCTTCGCCATCTTTGCCTTCTCCACCTGCGGCAGTTATTCTGGGATGTTCCGGATGGCGGTGGAGTGCAAGAACCGGACCGACAGCGACCTGAGCATCGAGGTGGAGTTCGAGTATCCGTTCAG ACTCCACCAGGAGTATTTCGACGCCCCCTCCTGTAAGAGCGGGAGCACCGAGCGGATCTTCCTGGTCGGCGACTACTCCTCCTCGGCCGAGTTCTTCGTCACCATCGGCGTTTTCGCCTTCCTCTACGCCACGGCTGCTCTTTGCGTCtacgttttcttttttgagaAGTACAAGGAGAACAACAAGGGTCCCCTGATC GACCTGGGCGTGACCGGAGCGTTTGCCTTCATGTGGTTGGTGAGTTCGGCGGCCTGGGCCAAAGGCCTGTCCGACGTGAAGACGGCGACCGACCCGGACAAAGTCCTCACCATGATCTCCGCCTGCCAGACCGACCCGAAACGCTGCCGCGAAGTCCACGACCCGGTGATGTCCGGGCTCAACACCTCCGTG gctTTCGGCTTCATTAACCTGATCCTGTGGCTGGGGAACCTCTGGTTTGTCTTTAAAGAGACGGGCATCATCGCTCCCTTCATGcgggctccgcctcctcaggaGAAACCCGCTGCACCAGATGCCtacggccagcagggggcgtaCGAGCAAGACCCTTACGCCAGTAACCAGGGGGGGTACCAACCCGACTACAGCCAGCAAGGATACAACCAG GATGCACAGTACGGTCAGGGCtatggccagcagggggcgcccaCCTCCTTCGCCAATCAAATGTGA
- the sypa gene encoding synaptophysin a isoform X2 translates to MDVANQLVAQGQFRVLKVPLGFIKILEWLFAIFAFSTCGSYSGMFRMAVECKNRTDSDLSIEVEFEYPFRLHQEYFDAPSCKSGSTERIFLVGDYSSSAEFFVTIGVFAFLYATAALCVYVFFFEKYKENNKGPLIDLGVTGAFAFMWLVSSAAWAKGLSDVKTATDPDKVLTMISACQTDPKRCREVHDPVMSGLNTSVAFGFINLILWLGNLWFVFKETGIIAPFMRAPPPQEKPAAPDAYGQQGAYEQDPYASNQGGYQPDYSQQGYNQYGQGYGQQGAPTSFANQM, encoded by the exons ATGGACGTCGCTAATCAG CTGGTGGCCCAGGGTCAGTTCAGGGTCCTGAAGGTTCCTCTGGGCTTCATCAAGATCTTAGAGTGG CTCTTCGCCATCTTTGCCTTCTCCACCTGCGGCAGTTATTCTGGGATGTTCCGGATGGCGGTGGAGTGCAAGAACCGGACCGACAGCGACCTGAGCATCGAGGTGGAGTTCGAGTATCCGTTCAG ACTCCACCAGGAGTATTTCGACGCCCCCTCCTGTAAGAGCGGGAGCACCGAGCGGATCTTCCTGGTCGGCGACTACTCCTCCTCGGCCGAGTTCTTCGTCACCATCGGCGTTTTCGCCTTCCTCTACGCCACGGCTGCTCTTTGCGTCtacgttttcttttttgagaAGTACAAGGAGAACAACAAGGGTCCCCTGATC GACCTGGGCGTGACCGGAGCGTTTGCCTTCATGTGGTTGGTGAGTTCGGCGGCCTGGGCCAAAGGCCTGTCCGACGTGAAGACGGCGACCGACCCGGACAAAGTCCTCACCATGATCTCCGCCTGCCAGACCGACCCGAAACGCTGCCGCGAAGTCCACGACCCGGTGATGTCCGGGCTCAACACCTCCGTG gctTTCGGCTTCATTAACCTGATCCTGTGGCTGGGGAACCTCTGGTTTGTCTTTAAAGAGACGGGCATCATCGCTCCCTTCATGcgggctccgcctcctcaggaGAAACCCGCTGCACCAGATGCCtacggccagcagggggcgtaCGAGCAAGACCCTTACGCCAGTAACCAGGGGGGGTACCAACCCGACTACAGCCAGCAAGGATACAACCAG TACGGTCAGGGCtatggccagcagggggcgcccaCCTCCTTCGCCAATCAAATGTGA
- the cacna1fb gene encoding LOW QUALITY PROTEIN: calcium channel, voltage-dependent, L type, alpha 1F subunit (The sequence of the model RefSeq protein was modified relative to this genomic sequence to represent the inferred CDS: substituted 1 base at 1 genomic stop codon), producing MTRTDTLHSTTSSTGTQRRRGQHAKKQVQGSNQVQRAPRALFCLRLNNPIRRAALSIVEWKPFDIFILLAIFANCVALGVSKPFPEDDSNSTNHDLEQVEYVFLIIFTVETFLKILAYGLVMHPSSYIRNGWNLLDFVIVIVGLFSVVLETMTNKSGEQATTHHVPGKPGGLDVKALRAFRVLRPLRLVSGVPSLQIVLNSIMKAMVPLLHIALLVLFVIIIYAIIGLELFIGRMHRTCYYIEKDNYVEDDPVPCAFAGHGRQCMVNGSECRGRWDGPNGGITNFDNFFFAMLTVFQCITMEGWTDVLYWMNDAIGFELPWVYFVSLVIFGSFFVLNLVLGVLSGEFSKEREKAKARGDFQKLREKQQMEEDLCGYMDWITQAEDMDELDEDGNQRPSLGDLSDKKRGKFGWFSHSTETHASLAASETASENTVNMDEEHANCCQACCSRVMKISCCRMLRRWNRVCRRNCRTAVKSVTFYWLVLLLVFLNTSLSASEHYNQPLWLTEVQDIANKVLLSLFTVEMLLKMYSLGLAHYFVAFFNRFDCFVVCGGIVETILVELGIMPPLGISVLRCVRLLRIFKVTRHWTALSNLVASLLNSMNSIASLLLLLFLFLIIFALLGMQLFGGKFNFDETQTKRSTFDAFPQALLTCFQILTGEDWNEVMYDGIMAYGGPVFPGMIVCIYFVILFICGNYILLNVFLAIAVDNLAGGDGDKKKKDKQTQGAEEEEEEEEEEEVEEEVKVDIDEDTEYEDEEEPPDGEDDGGVQLKMADLAPPKEKILPIPEGSAFFCLSKTNPIRVACHTLIHHHIFTNLILIFIILSSCSLAAEDPIRAHSFRNNILGYADYAFTSIFTVEILLKMTVHGAFLHQGSFCRNWFNLLDLLVVSVSLVSFFLHSSAISVVKILRVLRVLRPLRAINRAKGLKHVVQCVFVAIRTIGNIMIVTTLLQFMFACIGVQLFKGKFYRCTDEAKHTPEQCKGAFVVYKDGDVNQPMVRERIWLNSDFNFDNVLMGMMALFTVSTFEGWPALLYKAIDANGENSGPIYNYRVEISIFFIVYIIIIAFFMMNIFVGFVIITFREQGEQEYKNCELDKNQRQCVEYALKAQPLKLYIPKNPVQYKFWSIINSTGFEYVMFVLILLNTVTLAIQHYEQSKTFSDVMDILNMVFTGLFTAEMLLKLLALRLRHYFVDAWNSFDALIVVGSVVDIVVTEFSSGEDSSRVSITFFRLFRVMRLVKLLSKGEGIRTLLWTFIKSLQALPYVALLIAMIFFIYAVIGMQTFGKIAMQDYTQINRNNNFQTFPQAVLLLFRCATGEAWQEIMLASLPGKRCDPESDYESGEEFSCGSNIAIVYFISFFMLCAFLIINLFVAVIMDNFDYLTRDWSILGPHHLDEFKRIWSEYDPEAKGRIKHLDVVALLRRIQPPLGFGKLCPHRVACKRLVAMNMPLNADGMVTFNATLFALVRTALKIKTEGNPDQENEELRGLIKKIWKRMKPKLLDEVIPPHEEEEVTVGKFYATFLIQDYFRKFRKRKERGEMKGETDVKNPSAIQLCKAGLMTLQDLGPEMRLTLNEDLEEDEEEVMMEEEEELEENGAFEGENGFGPESRRGSALTTPTGSGGVAWDSSVSNGGLIHRVGSLTKVANSSEQEARLRRDSLRSSVNRQHARRPSANANPPDHAHQRPPSYQHGRRTSRDVEGRGDVEGRGARGHGDVEGRGARGQSSRDEDDGSGTSTDRYAQTDRQVLLRVCLITPMSPPPYRDHYDGHASYTNGSYGNDYNEGRRTTRRRLLPATPTGRKPSFKIQCLRRQGSSDDLPLPGTYHPTSPPRRTSTQVSSFIGYEPRHSSTSWANPCPRRGRLLYAPLILVEEENGPGWGRGGDGKKGEAERGACDQAPLQTSXPAAWYGGPAGTSAPPPYRAYTTLRVPAQLGSQLSEKRGSADSLVEAVLISEGLGLYARDPKFVAFAKREIADACHMTVDEMESAANDLLGAGSHADAGAGALYSDEEPIRTGRDEDELADEMACVTSF from the exons ATGACGAGGACTGACACGCTTCACTCGACCACAAGTTCAACTggaacacagaggaggagaggacaacACGCTAAGAAGCAG gtccaGGGCAGTAATCAGGTCCAGCGAGCTCCCAGAGCCTTATTCTGTCTCAGACTCAACAACCCAATCAGACGAGCCGCTCTTTCTATCGTCGAGTGGAA ACCATTTGATATCTTCATTCTGCTAGCCATCTTTGCAAACTGTGTGGCTCTGGGAGTTTCTAAACCGTTTCCTGAGGATGACTCCAACTCAACCAACCACGACCTG GAACAAGTGGAGTACGtgttcctcatcatcttcaccgTGGAGACCTTCCTGAAGATCCTGGCCTACGGTCTGGTCATGCATCCCAGCTCCTACATCAGGAACGGCTGGAACCTGCTGGACTTTGTCATCGTCATTGTTGG TTTATTTAGCGTTGTCTTGGAGACGATGACCAATAAATCTGGTGAACAAGCAACCACCCATCACGTACCAGGGAAACCAGGAGGCTTGGATGTCAAAGCTCTGAGAGCCTTCAGAGTCCTGAGGCCCCTAAGACTGGTTTCTGGAGTCCCCA gtCTGCAGATTGTGTTGAACTCCATCATGAAGGCCATGGTTCCTCTGCTGCACATTGCTCTGCTTGTCctcttcgtcatcatcatctatGCCATCATTGGTCTGGAGCTTTTCATTGGACGAATGCACCGAACCTGCTACTACATAGAAAAAG ATAATTATGTGGAGGACGACCCGGTTCCGTGTGCGTTTGCCGGTCACGGTCGTCAGTGTATGGTTAACGGCTCGGAGTGTCGGGGGAGGTGGGACGGCCCCAACGGAGGGATCACCAACTTCGACAACTTCTTCTTTGCTATGTTGACGGTGTTCCAGTGCATCACGATGGAGGGATGGACCGACGTCCTCTACTGG ATGAACGACGCCATCGGGTTCGAGCTGCCCTGGGTTTACTTTGTCAGTCTGGTGATCTTCGGTTCGTTCTTTGTTCTCAACCTGGTTCTGGGAGTCCTCAGCGG AGAGTTCAgcaaggagagggagaaggcGAAGGCTCGGGGAGACTTCCAGAAGCTGAGGGagaagcagcagatggaggaggaccTGTGTGGATACATGGACTGGATCACCCAGGCTGAGGACATGGACGAGTTGGACGAGGACGGAAATCAAC GTCCATCTCTTGGTGACCTGTCTGATAAGAAGAGAGGGAAGTTTGGATGGTTCAGTCACTCCACTGAGACCCATG CGAGTCTTGCTGCCAGCGAGACGGCGTCTGAAAACACGGTGAACATGGACGAAGAGCACGCTAACTGCTGCCAGGCCTGCTG CTCCCGGGTGATGAAGATCAGCTGCTG TCGGATGCTACGCCGGTGGAACCGAGTTTGTCGCCGGAACTGTCGCACCGCCGTTAAATCGGTGACTTTCTAttggctggttctgctgctcgtcttcctcaacACCTCCCTCAGCGCCTCCGAGCATTACAACCAACCCCTTTGGCTGACGGAAGTGcaag ACATCGCCAACAAGGTGCTGCTGTCGCTGTTCACCgtggagatgctgctgaagaTGTACAGTCTGGGACTGGCTCACTACTTCGTGGCGTTCTTCAACCGCTTCGACTGCTTCGTGGTTTGTGGCGGGATCGTGGAGACCATCCTGGTGGAACTGGGAATCATGCCCCCGCTGGGCATCTCCGTGCTGCGCTGCGTCCGCCTGCTCCGGATCTTCAAGGTGACACG CCATTGGACGGCTCTGTCCAATCTGGTGGCGTCCCTGCTGAACTCCATGAATTCCATTgcttccctgctgctgctcctcttcctcttcctcatcatcttcgCTCTGCTCGGCATGCAGCTGTTCGGAGGGAAGTTCAACTTTGACGAAACGCAGACGAAACGCAGCACCTTCGACGCCTTCCCACAGGCACTGCTCACCTGCTTCCAG ATCCTGACAGGTGAGGACTGGAATGAGGTGATGTATGATGGAATCATGGCGTACGGCGGCCCCGTGTTTCCAGGCATGATCGTCTGCATCTACTtcgtcatcctcttcatctgtgGCAACT ACATCCTGCTGAACGTCTTCTTGGCCATCGCCGTGGACAACCtggcaggaggagacggagacaagaagaagaaaga TAAACAGACAcagggagctgaggaggaggaggaggaggaggaagaggaggaggttgagGAAGAAGTGAAG GTGGACATCGATGAAGACACCGAGtacgaggatgaggaggagcctCCTGATGGAGAAGACG ATGGAGGAGTCCAGTTAAAGATGGCTGACCTGGCTCCGCCCAAAGAGAAGATTCTTCCAATCCCAGAAGGCAGTGCGTTCTTCTGCCTCAGCAAGACAAACCC TATCCGTGTGGCTTGTCACACTCTGATCCACCACCACATCTTCACCaacctcatcctcatcttcatcatcctcagcagCTGCTCATTGGCTGCTGAGGATCCAATCAGAGCCCACTCCTTCAGGAACAAC ATTCTGGGTTACGCGGACTACGCCTTTACCTCCATCTTCACCGTGGAGATTCTGTTAAAGATGACGGTCCACGGCGCCTTCCTCCATCAGGGCTCGTTCTGCAGGAACTGGTTCAACTTGTTGGACCTGCTGGTCGTCAGCGTCTCCCTGgtctccttcttcctcca ctccagcgcCATCTCCGTGGTGAAGATCCTCCGAGTCCTGCGAGTGCTCAGACCGCTGAGGGCCATCAACAGAGCCAAAGGACTGAAG cacGTGGTCCAGTGTGTGTTCGTGGCCATCAGGACCATCGGAAACATCATGATCGTCACCACGCTGCTGCAGTTCATGTTCGCCTGCATCGGAGTCCAGCTCTTCAAG GGTAAATTTTATCGCTGCACAGACGAAGCTAAACACActccagaacagtgcaa aGGGGCCTTCGTCGTCTATAAGGACGGAGACGTGAACCAGCCGATGGTCAGGGAGAGGATCTGGCTCAACAGCGACTTTAACTTCGACAACGTGCTGATGGGGATGATGGCGCTCTTCACCGTCTCCACCTTCGAGGGCTGGCCGGC TCTGCTGTACAAAGCCATCGATGCCAACGGGGAGAACTCCGGTCCCATCTACAACTACCGAGTGGAGatctccatcttcttcatcgtctacatcatcatcatcgccttcTTCATGATGAACATCTTCGTGGGTTtcgtcatcatcaccttcaGGGAGCAGGGAGAGCAGGAGTACAAGAACTGTGAACTGGACAAGAACCAG CGTCAGTGTGTGGAGTACGCCCTGAAGGCTCAGCCGCTCAAACTTTACATCCCAAAGAACCCGGTTCAGTACAAGTTCTGGTCCATCATCAACTCGACGGGATTCGAGTACGTCATGTTCGTCCTGATCCTGCTCAACACCGTCACGCTGGCCATCCAG CACTATGAACAGTCTAAGACCTTCAGCGACGTCATGGACATCCTCAACATGGTTTTCACTGGACTCTTCACGGCGGagatgctgctgaagctgctggcGCTCAGACTCAGg caCTACTTTGTCGACGCCTGGAACTCGTTTGACGCTCTGATCGTGGTCGGCAGCGTGGTTGATATCGTGGTCACAGAGTTCAGC AGCGGGGAGGACAGCTCTCGAGTGTCCATCACCTTTTTCCGTCTGTTTCGAGTAATGCGGTTGGTCAAGCTGCTGAGTAAAGGGGAGGGGATCCGTACGCTGCTGTGGACGTTCATCAAATCGCTGCAG GCTCTGCCGTACGTCGCTCTGCTCATCGCCATGATCTTCTTCATCTACGCCGTCATCGGGATGCAG accTTTGGAAAGATAGCGATGCAGGATTACACTCAGatcaacagaaacaacaacttCCAGACGTTTCCTCAggctgttctcctcctcttcag atgtgctACAGGTGAGGCGTGGCAGGAGATCATGTTGGCCAGTCTTCCAGGTAAACGCTGCGACCCCGAGTCCGATTACGAGTCCGGAGAAGAGTTCAGCTGCGGCAGCAACATCGCCATCGTTTATTTCATCAGCTTCTTCATGCTGTGTGCTTTCCTG aTCATTAACCTGTTCGTCGCCGTCATCATGGACAACTTTGACTATCTGACGCGTGATTGGTCGATCCTAGGGCCACATCATCTGGATGAGTTTAAGAGGATCTGGTCAGAATATGATCCGGAAGCCAA GGGCCGGATCAAACACCTGGACGTCGTGGCTCTGCTCCGGAGGATCCAGCCTCCGCTCGGCTTCGGGAAACTCTGTCCTCATAGGGTGGCCTGCAAG CGTCTGGTAGCGATGAACATGCCTCTGAACGCTGACGGGATGGTGACCTTCAACGCCACGCTCTTCGCTCTCGTTCGGACCGCCCTCAAAATCAAGACTGAAG gcaacccTGACCAGGAGAATGAGGAGCTAAGGGGGCTCATTAAGAAGATCTGGAAGAGAATGAAACCAAAACTACTGGATGAAGTAATACCTCCACACGAAG aggaggaggtgacggTGGGGAAGTTCTACGCCACTTTCCTGATCCAGGATTACTTCAGGAAAttcaggaagaggaaagagagaggggagatgAAGGGAGAGACCGACGTCAAAAACCCGTCTGCGATCCAG CTTTGTAAAGCCGGCCTGATGACGCTCCAGGATCTGGGTCCGGAGATGCGTCTGACCCTGAATGAAgacctggaggaggacgaggaggaagtgatgatggaggaggaggaggagctagagGAGAACGGCGCGTTCGAG GGTGAAAATGGATTTGGACCAGAGAGCAGACGAGGCTCCGCCTTGACCACACCCACAGGCTCCGGAGGCGTGGCCTGGGACAGCAGCGTATCAAATGGCGGCCTGATCCACCGCGTCGGATCTCTCACCAAGGTGGCGAATAGCAGTGAACAGGAAGCTCGCCTTCGCCGTGACAGCCTGAGGTCATCGGTAAATCGTCAGCACGCCCGCCGGCCGTCGGCGAACGCCAACCCTCCGGACCACGCCCACCAAAGACCGCCATCCTACCAACATGGACG GAGAACTTCAAGAGACGTGGAGGGACGCGGAGACGTGGAGGGACGCGGAGCGCGGGGACACGGAGACGTGGAGGGACGCGGAGCGCGGGGACAGTCCAGCAGGGACGAGGACGACGGCAGCGGCACCTCCACAGACAGGtacgcacagacagacaggcaggtgtTGCTCCGTGTGTGTCTGATAACGCccatgagcccccccccttaCAGAGATCACTACGATGGCCACGCCTCCTACACCAACGGTAGCTATGGTAACGACTACAACGAGGGCAGGAGGACGACGAGGAGGCGCTTGCTTCCTGCCACGCCTACAG GCCGAAAGCCCTCGTTTAAAATCCAGTGTCTGAGGCGGCAGGGCAGCAGCGACGACCTGCCGCTCCCCGGGACGTACCACCCGACCTCACCGCCACGCCGCACGTCCACACAGGTA tcgtCGTTCATCGGTTACGAGCCTCGCCACTCCTCCACGTCCTGGGCGAACCCGTGTCCTCGCCGTGGGCGCCTCCTCTACGCTCCCCTGATCctcgtggaggaggagaacggccCCGGttgggggagaggaggagacggaaagAAGGGAGAAGCAGAACGAGGTGCGTGTGATCAGGCTCCTCTTCAAACGAGCTAGCC AGCCGCCTGGTACGGTGGTCCTGCAGGGACATCAG ctcctcccccttacAGAGCGTACACCACCCTCAGAGTTCCCGCTCAGCTCGGCAGCCAGCTCTCAGAGAAACGCGGCTCAGCTGACAGTCTGGTGGAAGCG GTTCTGATCTCAGAAGGTCTCGGCCTTTATGCCCGGGATCCAAAGTTTGTGGCGTTTGCAAAGCGGGAGATCGCCGACGCGTGTCACATGACGGTGGATGAGATGGAGTCGGCGGCCAACGACCTGCTCGGCGCCGGGAGCCACGCcgacgccggcgccggcgccctCTACAGCGACGAGGAGCCGATCAGGACCGGCCGCGACGAAGACGAGCTGGCAGATGAGATGGCCTGCGTGACGTCCTTCTGA